A genomic region of Pseudoalteromonas piscicida contains the following coding sequences:
- a CDS encoding DUF2069 domain-containing protein: MNEIAKKPITRRFQLCALVGYFGLLILMPLWLFVLAPREGYSLGFVFVVYVLPLLLPLKGILQDKPYTYAWANFVVMFYFIHGFTLLWTSPDELVLVLLEIGFATSMFIGCTYYARHRGQELGLKIRKLKEDLADEKAAHEHKES; the protein is encoded by the coding sequence ATGAATGAAATTGCAAAAAAGCCCATCACTAGACGCTTTCAACTCTGTGCGCTAGTTGGATATTTTGGTCTGTTGATCCTGATGCCACTGTGGCTCTTTGTGCTTGCACCAAGAGAAGGTTACAGCTTGGGCTTTGTCTTTGTGGTGTACGTTTTACCTTTATTACTCCCGCTTAAAGGTATTTTACAGGATAAGCCATACACTTATGCGTGGGCAAACTTTGTCGTGATGTTTTATTTTATCCACGGCTTTACCCTGTTGTGGACATCTCCTGACGAGCTAGTGTTAGTCCTGCTTGAGATTGGCTTTGCAACCTCCATGTTTATTGGTTGCACTTACTACGCAAGACACAGAGGCCAAGAGTTAGGATTGAAGATCCGCAAGTTAAAAGAAGACCTTGCTGACGAAAAGGCTGCTCACGAACATAAAGAGTCATAA
- a CDS encoding ATP-grasp domain-containing protein → MRGWIIYKDSASLLKPEIYEIDRLMAVAKEEGIDLQVYSPDQFDLLVTREDEESILIDGQPVALPDFVLPRMGAGTTYFTLAIIRHLERLGVHCFNSSQSIETVKDKLYAQQILAEQNLPTPKTMLVKFPVNIELVEKQIGFPVVIKTLSGSQGSGVFLSKSRGEFDDLMQLIEATNPKANIILQRFVKSSHGRDLRVLTIGGRAVACMERNSGGKNFKANVSLGAKGSPHPITPEIEWLATQTANILNLDVAGIDLLFDEEHFKICEANSSPGFEGLEQAVDIDVAREILHFIRIRLGIFNRTGQSKKSSNGTKASKEKAAE, encoded by the coding sequence ATGCGCGGTTGGATCATTTACAAAGACTCTGCCAGTTTGTTAAAACCTGAAATTTATGAAATAGATAGATTGATGGCGGTGGCAAAGGAAGAAGGTATTGATCTTCAAGTTTACTCACCTGATCAATTCGATCTATTGGTAACCAGAGAAGATGAAGAAAGTATTCTGATTGATGGTCAGCCGGTTGCGTTACCTGACTTTGTACTGCCGCGTATGGGTGCAGGCACGACTTACTTTACGCTTGCGATTATCCGTCACCTTGAACGTTTAGGCGTACATTGTTTTAACTCTTCACAGTCTATCGAAACCGTAAAAGATAAGCTGTATGCTCAGCAGATCCTTGCAGAGCAAAATTTACCAACACCAAAAACTATGTTGGTTAAGTTCCCTGTAAATATTGAACTGGTAGAGAAGCAAATAGGCTTCCCGGTCGTGATTAAAACGCTATCAGGCTCGCAGGGCAGCGGCGTATTTTTGTCTAAATCACGCGGTGAATTTGATGATTTGATGCAACTCATTGAAGCGACAAATCCAAAAGCGAATATCATTTTGCAGCGTTTTGTGAAGTCGAGTCATGGTCGAGACTTACGTGTATTGACCATCGGTGGCCGTGCTGTCGCTTGTATGGAGCGCAATTCTGGCGGTAAGAACTTTAAGGCCAACGTCAGTTTAGGTGCAAAAGGTAGCCCACACCCGATCACCCCTGAAATCGAATGGCTAGCAACACAAACCGCTAATATCCTGAATCTAGATGTTGCTGGCATCGACTTATTATTCGATGAAGAGCATTTTAAAATTTGTGAAGCAAACTCAAGTCCAGGTTTTGAAGGGCTTGAACAGGCTGTAGACATTGATGTGGCGAGAGAGATTTTACACTTTATTCGAATTCGCTTAGGGATCTTTAACCGCACTGGTCAATCGAAGAAGAGCAGTAACGGCACTAAAGCGAGTAAAGAAAAAGCAGCGGAATAA
- a CDS encoding beta-barrel assembly-enhancing protease, with product MRLKPLLNSIVLTFALAASSSAIAQAELKLPDLGTSALQVLPIEKEQAIGEVMMMQLRSRSPVVGDPVLEEYLTSLGNRLVANANDVRFPFTFFWINNKDINAFAFYGGHVGVHTGLIAQSDNESQLASVIGHEIAHVTQRHLARRVQNAKDNSALTIAGLITGILATVVAPDAGIAILSASQTQSSLNQLTHSRKAEQEADRFGMNTLHKAGFDPYAASEFLTKLSDQIRFKNKPPAFLLTHPLPDSRVSDVRLRAQQFEKKHYPSSLSYALAKSRVLARYYYSEDAGEAFFKNALKHSAELDKRALQYGLAITLLDQKKYEEAGKLLDELLEKDPNNLFYLDVYTDYLIATQHSDKAVEMLQAQHQLRPNNQVITLNYANAAIKAKQYEVAEQLLKIFLLEKPDHILARDLLTQAYEAQENKAAYHESKASVYAQYGAFNKAADEVQRALNHVEDKEDIKRTRLKALLSQYRNMQKEIAKL from the coding sequence ATGCGGTTAAAGCCCCTATTAAATTCAATCGTTTTAACATTTGCGCTCGCTGCATCAAGCAGCGCTATTGCACAAGCAGAGCTGAAATTACCAGATTTAGGCACTTCAGCTCTCCAAGTACTACCTATTGAAAAAGAGCAAGCGATCGGCGAAGTCATGATGATGCAGCTACGCTCGCGCTCCCCTGTGGTTGGCGATCCGGTACTTGAAGAGTACTTAACTAGCCTGGGCAATCGCCTCGTCGCCAATGCTAATGACGTACGCTTTCCATTTACTTTTTTTTGGATAAATAACAAAGATATTAATGCCTTCGCTTTTTACGGGGGCCACGTTGGTGTACATACGGGACTCATTGCGCAATCCGATAACGAGAGTCAATTAGCATCCGTTATTGGCCACGAAATTGCGCACGTTACCCAACGTCATTTAGCACGCCGCGTACAAAACGCAAAAGACAACAGCGCCTTGACCATAGCGGGGCTTATTACTGGTATTTTGGCAACCGTTGTTGCCCCAGATGCAGGTATCGCCATTTTATCCGCAAGCCAAACGCAATCATCGTTGAACCAACTAACGCATAGCCGAAAAGCGGAGCAAGAAGCCGACCGATTTGGTATGAATACATTACATAAAGCAGGCTTTGACCCCTATGCGGCCAGTGAATTTTTAACTAAGCTCTCGGATCAAATTCGCTTTAAAAATAAGCCACCCGCATTTTTGCTTACGCACCCGTTACCCGACAGTCGAGTATCGGACGTTAGACTTAGAGCACAACAATTCGAGAAAAAGCATTACCCCTCAAGCCTTTCCTACGCGTTGGCTAAAAGCCGTGTGCTTGCACGATACTATTATTCAGAAGATGCTGGAGAAGCGTTTTTCAAAAACGCTCTAAAACACTCAGCAGAGCTCGACAAGCGCGCCCTACAATACGGATTAGCAATTACGTTACTCGATCAAAAGAAGTACGAAGAAGCTGGCAAATTATTGGATGAGTTGTTAGAAAAAGATCCAAATAACCTGTTTTATCTTGATGTGTATACCGATTATTTAATTGCGACACAGCACTCAGACAAAGCCGTTGAGATGCTTCAAGCTCAACATCAACTTAGGCCCAATAACCAAGTTATCACACTGAATTATGCTAATGCCGCCATAAAAGCAAAACAGTATGAAGTTGCAGAGCAATTGCTTAAGATCTTTTTGCTTGAGAAACCAGATCATATCCTCGCTCGTGATTTACTCACACAAGCCTACGAAGCCCAAGAAAACAAGGCGGCTTACCATGAGTCAAAAGCGAGTGTCTATGCCCAGTACGGTGCATTTAATAAGGCAGCAGACGAAGTACAACGTGCACTCAATCATGTTGAAGACAAAGAAGATATCAAGCGTACAAGGTTAAAGGCACTACTTAGCCAATACCGTAATATGCAAAAAGAAATCGCTAAGCTGTAG
- a CDS encoding Glu/Leu/Phe/Val family dehydrogenase, whose translation MSTDLLKDALKRLNHIVEKTGINESTYQALAQPQRTLSSNISIRRDDGKLDYFKAYRCQYNDLLGPTKGGIRFHQESDMSEVQALALWMTLKCAAVGVPFGGGKGAVTVDPKSLSPMELERLARAYIRANADFIGPDQDIPAPDVYTNARIMGWMMDEYEKIVRKKSPAVITGKPLIFGGSEGRESATGRGAFLMIERLSEKNNWNKAEQTVAIQGFGNGGYHCARLLQQAGYKVVAVSDSKGGIYCKDGLDIESIYQEKQRNKALKAVYCDDSVCESVEHKVLSNEELLALEVDILVPAALSGAITRDNAKAVSAKYIVEIANGPIEADADEILHEQGVIVIPDILANAGGVIVSYFEWCQNRQGEAWDEQTVQDKLAQYLSSAFEAAWQLRSDEGLEMRDAVYKLALKRIESALEAHGTQSYFENRE comes from the coding sequence ATGAGTACGGATCTACTAAAAGACGCGTTGAAAAGATTAAATCATATAGTCGAAAAAACAGGAATTAACGAGTCTACCTATCAAGCGTTAGCCCAGCCTCAAAGAACGCTGTCGAGCAATATCTCAATTCGTCGTGATGACGGTAAGCTTGACTATTTTAAGGCATATCGTTGTCAATACAATGATTTGCTAGGTCCAACAAAAGGCGGAATACGCTTTCACCAAGAATCTGATATGAGTGAGGTGCAAGCTTTAGCCCTTTGGATGACACTAAAGTGTGCGGCGGTTGGAGTGCCATTTGGCGGTGGTAAAGGTGCCGTAACCGTTGACCCTAAATCACTGAGTCCGATGGAGCTTGAGCGCCTTGCTCGAGCATATATTAGAGCTAATGCTGATTTTATTGGACCCGATCAAGATATTCCCGCACCGGATGTGTACACCAATGCCAGGATCATGGGTTGGATGATGGATGAATACGAGAAAATCGTCCGTAAAAAAAGTCCAGCCGTGATCACTGGTAAACCGCTTATTTTCGGAGGGAGTGAAGGGCGAGAGTCCGCCACAGGTCGCGGTGCATTTTTAATGATAGAGCGGCTTAGTGAAAAAAATAATTGGAATAAAGCAGAACAAACAGTAGCTATTCAAGGCTTTGGTAATGGTGGCTATCACTGTGCAAGGCTGTTGCAGCAAGCGGGCTATAAAGTCGTTGCAGTAAGCGATTCAAAAGGCGGGATTTACTGTAAAGATGGCTTAGATATAGAAAGCATTTATCAAGAAAAGCAACGCAACAAAGCGCTTAAAGCCGTGTACTGTGATGATTCGGTCTGTGAAAGCGTTGAACATAAAGTGCTGAGTAATGAAGAGCTGCTCGCGCTGGAGGTAGACATTTTGGTGCCCGCAGCGCTATCCGGCGCAATCACCCGAGATAACGCCAAAGCAGTATCGGCAAAGTATATTGTCGAAATTGCCAATGGACCGATTGAGGCGGACGCCGACGAAATCTTGCATGAACAGGGCGTGATAGTGATCCCTGATATTTTAGCTAATGCCGGCGGCGTCATCGTAAGCTATTTTGAGTGGTGTCAGAATCGCCAAGGAGAGGCTTGGGACGAGCAAACTGTGCAAGATAAATTGGCGCAATATTTATCGAGTGCGTTCGAAGCGGCGTGGCAGCTGCGAAGTGATGAAGGGCTTGAGATGCGAGATGCTGTATACAAACTGGCGTTAAAACGTATTGAGAGCGCCTTGGAAGCTCACGGGACACAATCTTACTTTGAAAATCGTGAGTAG
- a CDS encoding endonuclease/exonuclease/phosphatase family protein, with product MKYLGLLFLLMTTVVSAQTLRVATFNVSMEATNYQQKGQALDSQKLSKLLQNGQHQQIKNIAEIIQRVRPDVILLNEFDYIAEPNKGVLAFVNNYLAEPQADQQPISYPYFYIAPVNTGLPTPYDLDNDGKQSNYGGDAQGFGLYEGQYGMVVLSKYPIKKEQARTLQTFLWKDMPNHMVTIDPTTRQPWYSEQEWQSLRLSSKSHWDLPIEVNGKLFHLLAMHPTPPVFDGEEDRNGNRNHDEIRLMADYIDPKRSQYIYDDNGVKGGLKNDTRFVIVGDLNAADTGDKHRPGVIEELLDNPKVFSNFTPKSKGGSEHSKESESRSYTAHWGARVDYVLPSKFGFQVLSSGVFWPSKEDELFRLVESRHASSDHRLVWVDVEVK from the coding sequence ATGAAATACCTAGGTCTACTTTTTTTATTAATGACAACGGTTGTAAGTGCACAAACACTACGTGTTGCTACCTTTAATGTCAGTATGGAAGCAACGAACTATCAACAAAAAGGGCAAGCGCTGGACTCTCAAAAGCTCAGTAAATTACTACAGAATGGTCAACATCAACAAATCAAAAATATTGCAGAAATCATTCAGCGTGTTCGTCCAGATGTGATTCTACTCAATGAATTTGATTACATCGCTGAACCAAATAAAGGTGTACTGGCATTCGTAAATAACTATCTAGCGGAACCTCAAGCGGATCAGCAGCCGATATCGTACCCTTATTTTTATATTGCGCCAGTCAATACTGGATTACCAACACCGTATGATTTAGATAATGACGGTAAGCAATCTAACTATGGCGGTGATGCCCAAGGGTTTGGTTTATATGAGGGGCAATATGGGATGGTTGTACTGTCAAAGTACCCGATTAAAAAAGAACAGGCCCGAACACTGCAGACATTTCTTTGGAAAGATATGCCAAACCATATGGTGACAATAGATCCGACGACGAGGCAGCCTTGGTATAGTGAGCAAGAGTGGCAAAGCTTGAGACTAAGCTCAAAATCTCACTGGGATCTGCCAATTGAAGTGAATGGTAAATTGTTTCACCTGTTGGCGATGCACCCAACGCCCCCTGTCTTTGATGGTGAAGAGGATAGGAATGGTAACAGAAATCACGATGAGATCCGCTTAATGGCCGATTATATTGACCCTAAACGTAGCCAGTACATTTATGATGATAATGGCGTTAAAGGTGGCCTTAAAAATGATACACGATTTGTCATTGTTGGTGATTTAAATGCTGCCGATACAGGGGATAAACATAGACCCGGTGTGATAGAAGAATTATTAGATAACCCTAAAGTATTCTCGAACTTTACGCCAAAAAGCAAAGGGGGAAGTGAACATAGCAAGGAAAGTGAGAGTCGTAGTTATACCGCCCATTGGGGAGCGCGTGTAGATTACGTATTGCCATCCAAGTTCGGCTTTCAAGTACTTAGCAGCGGGGTTTTCTGGCCAAGCAAAGAAGACGAATTATTCCGTTTAGTGGAAAGTCGTCATGCCAGCTCCGATCACCGTTTAGTTTGGGTAGACGTGGAAGTTAAGTGA
- a CDS encoding ankyrin repeat domain-containing protein produces the protein MEKGLKFSAKEIVALWCNSSEATHTALLTHIDTCLLDRAATAKLATDSLLDGQQTFELLCAMCDKDEVTGLLEQALLFQLTQQQVKQSAIITLVTQGAKGTARDSSGRSAIMLAVENGFVSAVETMLPHHKVNELDESGRNLMHYAAASNSAAMIEMIFEHGDDPTLADIHGDTPYRVAMKNQALTSKQTFEQHGIIELSNEAKYQKIKTVHILYAFAAILLPLQLFLFFTDEVDEKTIATLVTTAASIAIFVFARRKRSNPLYPNSSTPWSLIGVNALAWLSIGVQVLFSVLVLIAVLSLQ, from the coding sequence TTGGAGAAAGGGCTTAAATTTAGCGCGAAAGAAATTGTTGCTCTGTGGTGCAACAGCTCGGAGGCAACACATACGGCACTATTGACGCATATTGATACTTGTCTGCTTGACCGAGCAGCTACTGCTAAACTAGCAACGGATAGTTTGCTGGATGGACAGCAGACTTTTGAGCTCCTTTGCGCTATGTGTGACAAAGATGAAGTGACGGGTCTTTTGGAACAAGCGCTATTGTTCCAGCTAACCCAGCAACAGGTGAAGCAATCAGCGATTATTACGCTAGTAACGCAGGGCGCGAAAGGAACGGCAAGAGATAGCAGCGGGCGCTCTGCCATTATGTTGGCGGTTGAAAATGGTTTTGTGAGTGCGGTTGAAACTATGTTGCCGCACCATAAAGTAAATGAATTGGACGAGTCGGGCAGGAACTTAATGCATTATGCGGCGGCATCGAACTCTGCTGCTATGATCGAAATGATTTTTGAACATGGTGATGACCCGACGCTTGCGGATATTCATGGCGACACCCCTTACCGTGTGGCTATGAAAAATCAGGCGCTTACTTCTAAGCAAACATTTGAACAGCACGGTATTATCGAGCTTTCTAACGAGGCAAAGTATCAAAAAATAAAAACCGTCCATATTCTTTATGCCTTTGCTGCTATTTTGCTACCACTTCAGTTATTTTTATTTTTTACTGATGAGGTTGATGAAAAAACCATTGCAACACTTGTCACTACGGCTGCTTCTATCGCAATTTTTGTTTTTGCGAGACGAAAACGCAGTAACCCTCTATACCCGAATAGCTCAACACCTTGGTCACTTATCGGGGTAAATGCGTTAGCTTGGCTTAGTATTGGTGTGCAGGTATTGTTTTCAGTATTGGTGTTGATAGCCGTACTCTCGTTGCAGTAG
- the arsC gene encoding arsenate reductase (glutaredoxin) (This arsenate reductase requires both glutathione and glutaredoxin to convert arsenate to arsenite, after which the efflux transporter formed by ArsA and ArsB can extrude the arsenite from the cell, providing resistance.): MSVEIYHNPRCSKSRETLALLESNGVNPTVIEYLKTPIDSDTLANLLSKLGFSSAHQLVRSKETLYKELGLSKDSDEATLRTAMLENPKLIERPIVVKGDKAAIGRPPESVLDIL; this comes from the coding sequence ATGTCAGTAGAAATCTATCACAACCCGCGCTGTTCAAAATCACGTGAAACCCTAGCTTTACTAGAGTCCAATGGCGTTAATCCTACCGTTATTGAATACCTAAAGACGCCAATTGATAGTGACACTTTGGCTAATTTACTTTCTAAACTTGGATTTAGTTCTGCTCACCAGCTCGTCCGCAGCAAAGAGACGCTCTACAAAGAGCTTGGACTATCGAAAGACTCGGACGAAGCGACACTGCGCACAGCCATGCTTGAAAACCCTAAACTGATTGAGCGTCCTATCGTTGTCAAAGGTGACAAGGCAGCAATTGGTAGACCCCCAGAGTCAGTGCTTGATATCCTGTAA
- a CDS encoding AI-2E family transporter, whose amino-acid sequence MFELVKAWYIKKFSDPHSVTLLLMLVATVALLYFFGSYVMPVLVAIVIAYLLEWPVNKLTRVTGSRMLSAVVVMAVFVGVALGLVFGIVPVLWQQLSNLLQESPTMVEEGKDFLLHLPEYYPTLISTTQVQAIVSSVESKLLELGEVIVSASLTSLKDAVAWMIYLVLVPLLAFFMLKDKSELTSGISKIIPKDRKLISQVWHEMDQQIMNYIRGKVFEIVIVGVVSFVTFSILDLRYAALLGTLVGLSVLIPFIGAALVTLPVAAVALFQFGLAPEFWTILIAYGIIQALDGNVLVPLLFSEAVDLNPVYIIVAVLFFGGLWGFWGVFFAIPLASLVKALINAWSSKSEELLAK is encoded by the coding sequence ATGTTTGAGTTAGTAAAAGCGTGGTATATCAAAAAGTTTTCAGATCCACATTCCGTTACTCTATTGCTGATGCTAGTTGCTACGGTTGCTTTGCTGTACTTTTTTGGCAGTTATGTCATGCCGGTACTGGTCGCAATTGTCATTGCTTATTTACTAGAATGGCCAGTGAACAAGCTCACCCGAGTGACTGGCAGTAGGATGTTATCAGCAGTAGTGGTAATGGCGGTATTTGTGGGGGTCGCTTTGGGGCTGGTATTTGGTATCGTTCCCGTTCTGTGGCAACAGTTAAGTAACCTGCTCCAAGAAAGTCCAACTATGGTAGAAGAGGGTAAGGACTTCCTGTTACATTTACCAGAATACTATCCGACGCTGATCTCTACAACTCAGGTACAGGCAATTGTGAGCTCTGTGGAAAGCAAACTGTTAGAGCTTGGCGAAGTTATTGTCTCAGCCTCATTAACTTCATTAAAAGACGCTGTCGCTTGGATGATTTATTTAGTCTTAGTGCCGCTGCTTGCTTTTTTCATGTTGAAAGACAAATCAGAGCTTACATCTGGAATTTCAAAAATTATACCCAAGGACAGAAAGCTCATTTCACAAGTGTGGCACGAGATGGACCAACAAATCATGAATTATATTCGTGGTAAAGTTTTTGAGATTGTCATCGTTGGTGTAGTGAGCTTTGTGACCTTTTCTATTTTGGATTTACGTTATGCTGCACTACTGGGGACGTTGGTTGGGCTCTCTGTACTTATCCCATTTATTGGTGCTGCACTCGTTACCTTACCCGTTGCCGCAGTTGCTTTGTTTCAATTTGGGCTAGCGCCAGAATTTTGGACTATTCTCATCGCGTACGGCATTATTCAAGCATTAGATGGTAATGTTTTAGTGCCGTTATTGTTTTCAGAAGCTGTGGATCTCAACCCTGTTTATATCATTGTTGCAGTGTTATTTTTTGGTGGTTTATGGGGATTTTGGGGGGTATTCTTTGCGATTCCACTTGCATCTCTGGTCAAGGCGCTGATCAATGCATGGTCGAGTAAGAGTGAAGAACTGTTGGCGAAATAG
- the wrbA gene encoding NAD(P)H:quinone oxidoreductase — protein MSKILILYHSSHGSVANMAHEFADTIVSQGGEAIVRVFEKRQDHDVVVTKQDLVGCDGLAFGTPTRFGMMAAQAKAFWETTSDLWLKGALIDKPACVFSSSSSMHGGNEATLLNLSLPLLHHGMMLLGIPYDVPELLATEMGGTPYGATHVAGSQNNTSLTQTEIKICRAAASRLLRVAEKLT, from the coding sequence ATGAGTAAAATTCTTATTTTATACCATTCCAGTCATGGCTCCGTGGCGAATATGGCGCACGAATTTGCAGACACCATAGTTTCACAAGGCGGTGAAGCCATAGTACGCGTTTTTGAGAAACGTCAAGACCATGATGTGGTCGTAACAAAGCAAGATTTAGTAGGGTGCGACGGTTTGGCGTTTGGCACTCCTACACGCTTTGGTATGATGGCAGCTCAAGCGAAAGCGTTTTGGGAAACCACCAGCGATCTGTGGCTTAAAGGCGCGCTTATCGATAAACCAGCCTGCGTATTTTCGTCTTCAAGCAGTATGCACGGTGGCAATGAGGCTACCCTACTTAACCTCTCGTTACCGTTATTACACCACGGCATGATGTTGTTAGGTATCCCCTATGATGTTCCAGAGCTTTTGGCGACCGAAATGGGCGGGACCCCCTACGGTGCAACACACGTTGCAGGCAGCCAAAACAATACTTCACTCACTCAAACAGAAATCAAAATTTGTCGTGCAGCAGCGAGTCGACTGCTACGCGTCGCGGAAAAGTTAACATGA
- a CDS encoding ATP-binding protein, which translates to MSILKRLHLITTNQDTTFEEKVTALLTLGLDVFELDIAIVSEIQADIYTVKHVITPDNSLLAGTDFELANTYCWHTLQADSALSFHHAGTSEIATHPCYANFGLESYIGAPIIVDGKRYGTVNFSASSAKAQAFSQEHLDYVSLLGQWIGVEISRQKALKKIQHRSQALAAMSRLADIGSWEVDFKKNKVYWSQQTRFIHGVDDNFTPTLDNAISFYKPGIHQGNIKQAIDDAITSKTKWDIESIIIDANGNEKWVASHGQGEYENGECVRVFGAIQDIDEQVKMRIALEQKREEAEQLLKTRSEFIAKISHELRTPLNGLVGMLQACRKETDIKEIKSNLSVAVNSADMLITLINDVLDFSKLNSNNLKLDNTAFDLHQLVEQVVGLYSPACREKGLSINFHIHNQGTNWLYSDPTRVKQIIANLVSNAIKFTPTGSIDIYADVLGSETSPVLQLSVSDTGIGIAKTNQVHLFQPFSQGDASVSRHFGGTGLGLSIVFELCNLLQGEVQVESELGKGSTFIVTFPIEFADEADDVQEQKTEEQHISLSECKILLVDDNQINVLVMEKLLNQFGATHIDKVYNGEQAVKSCQDKTFDIVFMDCVMPIMDGFEATRSIRRLAKDKRQGPHIIALTANTSESDKAACYEAGMNNFLSKPIQLDALRGALEPFTQ; encoded by the coding sequence GTGAGTATATTAAAACGATTACATCTCATCACCACAAACCAAGACACCACATTTGAAGAAAAAGTGACGGCGCTACTGACTCTTGGCCTCGATGTCTTTGAGCTTGACATTGCAATCGTCAGTGAAATTCAAGCTGATATATACACAGTAAAGCATGTGATCACTCCAGATAATTCTTTGTTAGCAGGTACGGATTTTGAACTGGCAAACACCTATTGCTGGCACACTTTACAAGCTGACAGCGCACTGTCTTTTCATCACGCTGGTACCAGCGAAATTGCCACTCACCCTTGCTACGCAAACTTTGGCCTAGAGAGCTACATTGGTGCGCCGATTATTGTTGATGGTAAACGCTATGGTACCGTCAACTTTTCCGCATCCAGCGCCAAAGCCCAAGCGTTCAGTCAAGAACACTTAGATTATGTGAGTTTATTAGGTCAATGGATTGGTGTTGAAATTTCTCGGCAAAAGGCGTTAAAAAAAATACAACACCGATCACAAGCATTAGCAGCGATGAGCCGTCTTGCTGATATTGGCTCATGGGAAGTCGATTTTAAAAAGAACAAAGTGTATTGGAGCCAACAAACGCGATTCATTCATGGTGTTGATGATAACTTTACACCAACACTCGACAATGCCATCAGCTTCTACAAACCCGGCATTCACCAAGGAAACATTAAACAGGCTATAGACGACGCCATCACCTCTAAAACCAAATGGGACATAGAATCCATTATTATTGATGCCAACGGCAACGAAAAGTGGGTCGCCTCTCACGGTCAAGGTGAATATGAAAATGGCGAATGCGTTCGGGTTTTTGGAGCAATTCAAGATATTGATGAACAAGTCAAAATGCGTATTGCATTAGAGCAAAAGCGCGAAGAAGCGGAGCAACTTCTTAAGACCCGAAGTGAATTTATCGCCAAAATCAGCCATGAATTAAGAACCCCGCTGAATGGCTTAGTCGGCATGCTGCAAGCGTGCCGAAAAGAAACCGACATAAAAGAAATCAAGAGTAACCTGAGCGTCGCAGTCAACAGTGCAGATATGTTGATCACATTGATAAACGACGTATTAGACTTCAGTAAGTTAAATAGTAACAACCTGAAGCTAGACAATACCGCGTTTGATCTTCATCAACTAGTCGAACAAGTTGTAGGCCTGTACAGCCCAGCCTGTCGCGAAAAAGGGCTTTCAATCAATTTCCATATTCATAACCAAGGCACAAATTGGCTCTATTCAGATCCGACTCGAGTTAAACAAATTATTGCAAACCTCGTGAGTAACGCCATCAAATTTACACCAACGGGTAGTATCGATATTTATGCCGACGTACTGGGTAGTGAAACTTCACCAGTTCTACAATTAAGCGTCTCAGACACAGGCATTGGGATTGCCAAGACCAATCAAGTACATCTTTTTCAGCCATTTAGCCAAGGCGATGCCAGTGTAAGTCGGCATTTTGGTGGTACTGGTCTTGGCCTTTCAATCGTATTTGAGCTTTGTAATTTGTTGCAAGGCGAAGTACAGGTAGAAAGTGAGTTGGGTAAAGGAAGTACCTTTATCGTTACCTTCCCTATAGAGTTTGCAGACGAAGCCGACGACGTACAAGAGCAAAAGACTGAAGAGCAGCATATTTCCTTATCAGAATGTAAAATCCTGCTTGTAGATGACAATCAAATCAACGTACTGGTGATGGAAAAGTTACTAAATCAGTTTGGTGCAACGCACATTGACAAAGTTTATAACGGTGAGCAAGCCGTAAAATCATGCCAAGACAAAACCTTTGATATTGTGTTTATGGATTGCGTCATGCCGATTATGGATGGCTTTGAAGCCACTCGCAGTATTCGTAGGCTTGCAAAAGATAAACGCCAAGGGCCGCATATTATTGCGTTGACTGCCAATACTTCTGAGTCCGATAAGGCAGCCTGTTATGAAGCCGGCATGAATAACTTTCTGTCTAAGCCAATTCAGCTTGACGCACTAAGAGGCGCGCTTGAGCCCTTCACGCAATAA
- a CDS encoding DUF2897 family protein — protein MGNQLETWQVILIIVGVLGVIWSNIALLKYSAKFEMKKKIDEQTAPFDKDKATSKNNTPQNNPKKDED, from the coding sequence ATGGGCAATCAATTAGAGACATGGCAAGTGATCTTGATCATTGTTGGCGTGTTAGGGGTGATTTGGAGCAATATTGCGTTGTTAAAGTATTCCGCCAAATTTGAAATGAAAAAGAAGATCGACGAGCAGACGGCGCCTTTTGACAAAGATAAGGCAACGTCCAAAAACAACACGCCTCAAAACAATCCAAAAAAGGATGAAGATTGA